Proteins encoded together in one Triticum dicoccoides isolate Atlit2015 ecotype Zavitan chromosome 7B, WEW_v2.0, whole genome shotgun sequence window:
- the LOC119337407 gene encoding aluminum-activated malate transporter 4-like: protein MAAGAAGVPPAQLGSLWSTLEDQRGARGDVPLLSSAWSLPGSQAGGDGGPKQGLLRRAGAAVAGAWGALCDGVAEMWAFARADRRKPVFAAKVGLALALISFLVFLREPRDIVSHSVWAILTVVVVFEFSIGATLSKGFNRGLGTLTAGGLALAVAELSKNLGALEEVILIISIFTVGFMTNLAKLHPTMKPYEYGFRVFLLTFVYVMVSGYNTGKFTDTAVSRFVLIALGAAVSLGINIGIYPIWAGEDLHSLIAKNFAGVAKSLEGCVDGYLKCMEYERIPSKILVYQASDDPLYSGYRAAVEASAQEETLLGFAIWEPPHGPYKTRNYPWKGFTKVGGALRHCSFAVMALHGCILSEIQAPPESRRVFISEIHRVGREGAKVLRELGDNVKTMTKLRSSDILLEVHLAAEELQKKIDEKSYLLVNTERWDTSKRAEGIKDAINGNSAVAKENKNEVTEPTIADQTAAQHYKSFAAASFLSRYDSSATIDGYKTLLSWPARRSFHPNLPLEDEESKTYESASALSLATFASLLIEFVARLQNVVNAFEELSEKANFKDPVEEPAAVSVDDGGVLAKICRSVGLKS from the exons atggcggcgggcgcggcgggcgTGCCGCCGGCGCAGCTGGGGTCGCTGTGGTCGACGCTCGAGGACCAGCGTGGGGCGCGGGGGGACGTCCCGCTGCTCTCGTCTGCGTGGAGCCTGCCCGGCTCCCAGGCCGGCGGCGACGGGGGGCCCAAGCAGGGGCTGCTCCGGCGCGCCGGCGCCGCCGTGGCGGGGGCGTGGGGCGCGCTCTGCGACGGGGTGGCCGAGATGTGGGCGTTCGCGCGGGCCGACCGCCGGAAGCCCGTCTTCGCGGCCAAGGTCGGCCTCGCGCTCGCCCTCATCTCCTTCCTCGTCTTCCTCCGCGAGCCGCGCGACATCGTCAGCCACTCCGTCTGGGCCATCCtcaccgtcgtcgtcgtcttcgAGTTCAGCATCG GTGCAACATTGAGCAAAGGTTTCAATAGGGGTTTAGGAACTCTTACTGCAGGAGGGCTTGCTCTAGCAGTTGCCGAATTGTCCAAAAACTTGGGTGCATTGGAAGAAGTGATCCTTATTATAAGCATCTTTACTGTTG GTTTTATGACAAACTTGGCAAAGCTACACCCAACAATGAAGCCTTATGAATATGGATTTCGTGTATTCTTGTTGACATTCGTTTATGTCATGGTCTCTGGGTACAACACAGGGAAGTTCACTGATACGGCTGTAAGTAGATTTGTATTGATTGCTCTTGGTGCTGCTGTCAGTCTGGGAATCAATATAGGCATTTACCCAATCTGGGCTGGAGAGGATTTGCACAGTTTGATTGCAAAGAATTTTGCTGGTGTTGCAAAATCCTTAGAAG GCTGTGTCGATGGATATCTGAAATGCATGGAGTATGAAAGGATCCCTTCAAAAATTCTTGTATATCAAGCTTCTGATGATCCTCTATATAGTGGGTACAGGGCAGCTGTCGAGGCGTCAGCACAAGAGGAAACCCTG CTAGGTTTTGCTATATGGGAACCGCCCCATGGTCCGTACAAAACGAGGAACTATCCTTGGAAGGGCTTCACTAAAGTTGGTGGAGCATTGAGGCACTGTTCCTTTGCAGTCATGGCATTGCATGGTTGCATTCTTTCAGAAATTCAG GCACCGCCAGAAAGCAGAAGGGTTTTCATTTCAGAAATTCATAGAGTGGGCAGAGAAGGCGCTAAGGTGTTGCGCGAGCTTGGAGACAATGTTAAGACAATGACCAAGTTGAGGTCTTCAGATATTCTACTGGAAGTTCACTTGGCAGCTGAAGAGTTGCAAAAAAAGATTGATGAGAAGTCATATCTTCTGGTGAACACTGAAAGATGGGACACTAGCAAGCGAGCTGAAGGAATAAAAGATGCCATAAATGGCAACAGCGCGGTGGCAAAAGAGAATAAGAACGAAGTGACGGAGCCTACCATTGCTGATCAAACTGCGGCTCAGCATTATAAGAGCTTTGCTGCTGCTTCGTTTCTTAGCCGATATGATTCATCAGCTACTATAGACGGTTACAAGACGTTACTATCCTGGCCTGCCCGAAGATCATTCCATCCAAACTTGCCGCTTGAAGACGAGGAGTCAAAAACATATGAAAGTGCAAGTGCCTTGTCCTTGGCCACATTTGCCTCGCTCCTAATCGAGTTTGTTGCCCGGCTACAGAATGTTGTTAACGCATTTGAGGAGCTGAGTGAGAAGGCTAATTTCAAGGACCCTGTGGAGGAGCCTGCTGCAGTTAGCGTGGATGATGGCGGGGTTCTCGCCAAAATATGCAGATCTGTTGGGCTGAAGAGTTGA
- the LOC119337795 gene encoding aspartyl protease APCB1-like yields MSASPLLSAEETTPPLHGVVVIALPDHADDGGRDALPRSEAAAPAVMRRAWRLLRLATAPLVVLAAFAVAAHCYGLYSFPFSGEEDWKWGEGRASSFLLPLHPKPKAASAGAGVKAEDSTTAVLPERQYFTSINIGNPARPYFLDIDTGSALTWIQCDAPCTNCTKGPHPLYKPAKENMVLPRDSLCEELQGNQNYCDTCKQCEYEIAYADRSSSAGVLARDNIKLITADGERANMDFVFGCAHDQQGKLLDSPASTDGILGLSNGAMSLPTQLAKQRIISNVFGHCIATDPSSSGYMFLGDDYVPRWGMTWVPVRNGPEDVYSTVVQKVNYGGQELNVREQAGKLTQVIFDSGSSYTYFPHEIYTSLIASLEAVSPGFVRDESDQTLPFCMKPNFTVRSVDDVKQLFKPLLLHFSKAWLVIPRMFVISPENYLIISDKGNVCLGVLDGTEIGHSSTIVIGDVSLRGKLVAYDNDGNQIGWAQSDCSRPQKASRVPFFLSRALLGQLL; encoded by the exons ATGTCAGCCTCGCCGTTGCTGTCGGCGGAGGAGACGACGCCGCCGTTGCATGGCGTCGTCGTGATCGCCCTCCCGGACCACGCCGACGACGGGGGCCGGGACGCGTTGCCCAGGAgcgaggcggcggcgccggcggtgaTGAGACGGGCGTGGAGGCTGCTGCGCCTGGCCACGGCGCCGCTCGTGGTGCTCGCGGCGTTCGCGGTGGCGGCGCACTGCTACGGCCTCTACTCCTTCCCCTTCTCCGGGGAGGAGGACTGGAAATGGGGCGAGGGGCGCGCCTCATCCTTCCTGCTGCCGCTGCACCCCAAGCCCAAGGCcgccagcgccggcgccggcgTCAAGGCGGAGGACTCGACCACGGCCGTGCTGCCGGAGAG GCAGTACTTCACTTCCATAAACATTGGCAATCCTGCAAGGCCCTATTTTCTTGATATTGATACAGGGAGTGCACTCACATGGATCCAGTGTGATGCACCCTGCACAAATTGCACAAAG GGACCTCATCCTTTATACAAGCCCGCGAAAGAAAACATGGTTCTCCCCAGGGATTCACTTTGTGAGGAATTGCAAGGCAACCAAAATTACTGTGACACCTGCAAACAATGTGAATATGAGATCGCCTATGCGGACCGAAGCTCATCTGCCGGAGTTCTTGCGAGGGATAACATAAAGCTGATCACCGCAGACGGTGAGAGGGCAAACATGGACTTTGTCTTCGG GTGTGCACATGATCAACAAGGAAAGCTTCTGGACTCACCAGCAAGTACTGATGGGATCCTTGGCCTCAGCAATGGGGCAATGAGCCTCCCTACCCAGCTAGCCAAGCAAAGGATCATTTCCAACGTTTTCGGCCATTGCATCGCCACGGATCCCAGCAGTAGTGGCTACATGTTTCTCGGTGATGATTACGTTCCCAGATGGGGAATGACATGGGTTCCCGTCCGTAACGGTCCAGA GGACGTGTACAGCACGGTAGTACAGAAAGTGAACTATGGAGGTCAGGAGCTTAATGTGCGAGAGCAGGCTGGGAAGCTGACTCAAGTGATCTTCGACAGCGGGAGCTCATACACTTATTTTCCACATGAAATATACACAAGCCTGATTGCTTCC CTTGAAGCGGTCTCTCCAGGCTTTGTACGCGATGAATCAGATCAAACGCTGCCTTTCTGCATGAAGCCTAATTTTACAGTGAG GTCTGTGGATGATGTGAAGCAACTGTTCAAGCCCTTGCTCCTGCATTTCAGCAAAGCATGGCTTGTGATCCCAAGAATGTTCGTAATTTCTCCCGAGAACTACTTGATCATCAGC GACAAGGGCAATGTCTGCCTAGGGGTGCTTGATGGAACTGAGATTGGCCACAGCTCAACAATAGTAATTGGAG ATGTTTCCCTCCGTGGGAAGTTGGTTGCGTATGACAACGACGGGAATCAGATCGGATGGGCTCAGTCAGACTGCAGCAGACCACAGAAAGCAAGCAGGGTTCCATTCTTCCTTTCGAGAGCATTGCTCGGTCAACTTCTTTAA